Genomic DNA from Sphaerodactylus townsendi isolate TG3544 linkage group LG14, MPM_Stown_v2.3, whole genome shotgun sequence:
GAGTCGGCTCTTACAGAAGGTGCTACTACTTTGCCCACTGTGCAATATCCAGCGAGCCCTTGATAGTTCTGCACGTGGCGCTTACGGATGAGATCTCCAGCAGTATTCAGGTATGGCAGGGTTGTAGCAGCTTTCTTCCTCCCACAGCTGCTCCGGGGCCTACGGGACCTTAGGGAGTTCACCTTGGGGCCTGTAAGGCCAGAACTGTTCTGCCGAGGCCTTTGGAGGGAACCAGCCGCTGTAATAGTGCCCCTTTCTtaggccctgacatctgggccacctGATCATCTAATGAGACtgcgccatgcctccctctttaaagggggggggagggattttttactATAGGAATGCTGGGGCCTTCCATTTTAATTTGCTGAGCTTTTATATAATTGGAACCAAGAGCTGGGAaaaattttattgcttttaattgtGTTTCAATGTTtacttgcttttatattgtattttatatatgttGTACGCCCATGAGCCCTTCCGGGGATGGGGTGattatataaaaatctaataaaataaataaataaataaaataaggctgGGATAGGTctctctatattcgattaccactatatgctaccctcttagaggggagtccggccgttccctttccttagggaggcctctaattaaattgggttttggggtgcctgatatctttgtattgaccgctgcttttaatagattttaatagatttttttggtttaataattttactgattgcaATGAATATTGTTTATTGACACCTTAGAACCCCTACGAGGGATGGGGGCTGGTCTACAagaattcaagaaataaataaataaaattgttgcCCCAAAGTGCCTCAAAACCCACAGTGTCTACCCTTCGAAGAGAGATAGCGTTAAGCCAATGTAAAATCCAGTTATTGCCCCTCTAGTTTCTATTGTTGCTACAACTTGTGATTTTTATTGTAGTATTATATattttggaagctgccctgagcccgcgATAGGAACAGGGCGTAGCTTGAAGAGCAAATGGAAGGAATGGAGAGACAAAACAGAGTAAAATAATAAATTCCAGGAGGCCAGCTAAAAGTGTGCTCATCCGAGAGTCATTCCAGATTGCTGAGTTGTGGCCCGCATTTATGGGATGTGAAACCTCTGGCTTTGTACGGCGATCGGCTTTATTAACTCTCTTCTATCACCTTCCAGGGCATAGTGAAGGAGATTCCTTCTCAAGAAATGGAGAATATGGACAAAATCACCACAGCCATTTTCTATTCCATCAGTTTGACTCAACAGGGCCTTCAGGGTGTAGAGCTGGGAACATACCTCATCAAACGAGTCGTTAAGGAACTTCAGGTACGTATTAAAATGTTCCTTGTATTTCCTTATTTCCTTTCAGAGGAATTGATTTTTTTGGTACTAGGAATGTGCAAGACTGGTTTCCTAGCACATTCCTGAAAGGTCTGAGTGTGCAGGTTTTCTGTATGTGCATACCTGCATGTTTGGAAGCACTAATGCTGGAgtccccaacatgatgcccatGGGTGCATTAGTCTCCAGCAACTttcctgatgcccaccaagtgtttttagaaagtgggtgggaccatgTAAGAGACTGTTGTGCCTTGCAGAGGCTTcttattggccactggagatcagATCAGCTGATTTGCTATTACTATGGTCTGCTATGGTAAGCCTATTTCCGTACTATGTTGCTTCAGATAATAGCTGCATGACTTTGCATGAAGGAGAGCTTTCTGCACATAGGAAAACTGGAGAAACTAAGGCTAAACTTTCAGGagcggaatcaactggctgttgtgggttttgtgggctatGTGGtggtggcctggtagtttttgctcctaatgttttgcctgcatctatggctggcatcttcagaggtatgtcatggcaaAGTTTCTCTCTCTCCTAGGCACAGAAATGTTCTTGCTGTGACTTGCCTTTGACAATAACAGTCGttgatgtgggtgaaatgttaggagcaaaaactacccgacCATGGCCCACAAAACTTACAATGGCCAGTTTtctgtgaacctttcttttctcctccagaaAAATCCCCCTTGTAGAAAAATCTCCCTTGTAGTCCATTTGTGTAAATTTATTGATCTGATCTGGGTATACACTGGGGTGCAAAAGCTGACCCACCTTTTATTTGGATTGTGTGAATCTCAGTGACCCTGTATTTTGTGAGGTCAATAGCTGTGTAGATGGGTTTTTTGGCTGCCCTTTAGGTGCAAgtgaaagagagaagagttttggatttgtaccccacctttctctcctgtaaggagactcaaggtgacttagaagctcctttcccttcttctccccagaacagacaccatgtgaggcaagtgggggtgagagagttctgtgagaactgtcagtagcccaaggtcacccagcaggaatgtaggagtgtggaaacacatctggataaTCTTCtaccactcgggtggaggagtggggaatcaaacctggttctccagattagaacccacctgctcttcaccactacaccatgctggctaaaagAGTTTTTTGAGCTGCTAAATGCTGTGACCCTATTTAAAGCAGATAAGTTAAGAACTTGTCTTATTAAAAGTGCAGCCTGCTCATTTAAATATCAAACTGAATTACTTGGTACTGCTCCATTTCCTGGGGTTCATTCCCACAGATATTAATGTGTTGTAATACATTTCTCATGGTTGGATCTGAAATATCCTTTGGGGAATAAACAATGCATGGGAAAATAAGATATATcattatttgctttgttttctcaTCTATTTGATTAATTCCAAATCACTTAATTTCAAGCTTCTGTAACTTTTAATTTCCCAAGAAAAAGAACATGTTAAATTATTGCCATTGTGACTGTAGCTGAATGTGAAGGGAGAGATGTTTTGAACTGTCAATTTTGCAGTGGTGCAAATTTTAACTGTTTAGCAGCTCGGAGCTGTATTTCCACTTTTAGTATTTATAATGGATCTTTAGTCACGTTAAGGAGAAACAGAatgactcggggggggggggttgtgatgaATTGTACATTCAACTTTGTTgctgttttccttcttttaacACTGACTTTCCTAAATTCTATGTGTGGGCAGGAATTTTTTATAGACCTATGAACCTACAGAGGTAAGAGTAAGAGTAGAGGTATGAACGAttttaatgaatgaatgcagTGGCTTGAAATCCTAGGGAGTCCAGTTATTGTCATTAGCTTTCATTTGTAGTTGACAGAGGTACTGTTGTTTAGATTCAGTATAAAATGATAGATCCTCATTTTGCTAACACCCTGAGTAGGTTTTGACCCAAATTTCCCTTTGTGGTATCCCTTGATGCCAAAAATATCCCCATTTTCTGCCATAGtcattggaagctaagcacggttggtcctgattagtacttggatgggcaaccatctaggaccgtggtggcgaacctttggcactccagatgttatggactacaattcccatcagcccctgccagcatggccaattggccatgcgctTGAGCAGAGGCTGGAAAATTGTAGATCCTAACATCCCTAGAGTGCAAGAGGTcctcgccaccactgatctaggaagaCTAGGGTTATTACGCGGGGCAGATGGCAACAAATAACTTctgtttgtcttgaaaaccctgtagggggtcaccataagtcagctgcaactttgcAACCAAAAAACCTACTCTTGGAGTAGCCAAAAGGAATGtgtgagtcagcatggtgtagtggttaagagcaggtgcactctaatctggagaaccaggtttgattccccactctgccagttgagctgtggaggcttatctggtgaaccagattagcttgtgcactccaatacacaccagcttggttatcttgggctagtcacagttcttcggagctctctcagccgcacccacctcacagggtgtttgttgtggctgggatgggaaaggaggttgtaagccctttgcaggagagaaaggggggatataaatccaaactcctgctcctcctaaCCTCCCAGAAATTTGAGAAAGCAAAGTCCAGAGCTGGGAGACAGGAACAGATGTGTTGCCAAGGAATGGGACCTTTGACCTACTTCAGTTTTGTCCTATTTCATGTGGTGCTCTTCCCATTATCTTAACTACTAGGGAGTTCATATATGATCACTCGCCCTTGCTGAGCTGTGCCCTAGATggccaaaaagagagagattgttttaaaaagctgtctgTGCTGAGAGAAGCTTTCAACATTGCGTTGGTAAATTATTTATACTATTGTTCGTTCCTGTTTCCAGTCCTGCCCTGCAGGGGAAACTTCAAAAAAGAATGGAAGAAACCTGtaaaaatatcaaaagatactctcattaaaacagtttaaatacTTCATCTTCATAATactgctagagcagtgatggcgaacctatggcacgggtgccagaggtggcactcagagccttctctgtgggcacacacagagtccccacatctagagctggcctgggccactggagcttcgattattagcattaaacctatgaaAAGCCTGAATTTTGGGAAGCGAGGTGTGGAAGGTAAAACCCCTGTTAAGTGCTGGTTAAACCCCACTGTGAATTTTTTCATCACagtgcgaagaactaaagcgccaatccctttacctggggagtaaagctcagttgctggcaatggaggcTTTAGCTTCTGAGCAAAACCCTCCTAaggagtcatgattcacccgttggaagagagttgcatggttgcttcaaagccaaagccactgactaccaccaagcttactcccgagtaacacacatcATCCGAGGTAGccgcaaccatttttttctaaactaaaacctcaattatTCCAGGTTGAATTGCCCGTGTTGGCACTTtcgcgataaatcagtgggttttggagGTTTACGCAATTTGTTGGAGCTTTTCGGTCACTTCGAAAGGTTACCGCTCggagttcgccaccactgcaatgcTAAGAGCTTTTCTTTTGCCCCAGATTGGCCTCAAGCTGTAGAAGGAACTGCTGCAtgtttcttgttttcatttttgtttactGAAGATGGCCGGCCATCCTCATTCCTTCATCCGTGTTTACCTCCACATAACCCAGCATGGTACTTGGGCATGTAAGCGACTTTGGAAGGGTAGCTGTGAAATGCCTAAATCATGAACAGTGTCCTGGACTGGGAGCACACAGccatttctgaaaacacttttcgTCCAGTAGCCAACCTCAAGCAACTCTACTGCTTCTTCTGCCAAAGCAAGGACCAAGAGACAAGTTAAAGGAATGTTTTGAGTCTCATCCGAAGCTTAGCGGGAATTATGTAGTCCCACAGGCACTTCCGCTACATTACTTTTTGACCTTCAAGCATTCTGAAAGGTCAAAAGACTCTGTCTTTAGAATCTTCGCAACACGGAAGGTAAGAATTAACAAGGCACCTTGGACAAGAGCTTTCCGCTCTCATGACGCTGCTGATGCTGCCCTAATCCTTTACACCCAGGATAACTCCCTGACTCCGGCCCTGGTTTTCTGGGTGACGTGTGGGGGCAGAGCTCCCATTCCTGCTGCTTTAGATGAGTCACCGATAACAGAAAGAATCTGCCGTCTTCTGCAGGAAGCAGCTTGGCAAGAATAGAACCGGCACCTGCTTCTTAATGGCGTGTGGGCTTCTGACAAGGAAATAAACATTAACGGATCTCTACCAGGAGCAGCCCTGGAAAGTAGCACATCAATTTAGCGGCAGCATAAATGGCCATGCTTTACTGcatctatttattattttcttcaggAACTGGCCGCATAAGATAAGCTTCTAAACTCCGCCATTCATCAGATCTGAGATACTACAAAAACTGGGTCGTTTTGCCAATTTGTCTTgtcattctttaaaataaaagaagggcacaattaattttttttggttctttttcCTCCCCTGCCTCAAGCCCCAGTAGACTTTGCCTCCATAAATTATGCCAAGGTTTACTTTTTTGTGCGGTAAACAAGAGAAACAGTATTAAAAGGCAAATCGGGATCTAGGAATCCAGATGTATGCAGAGCAGAAACTGCTAAAGGAACTGAGGCCCCTTTCGCataggccaataaacccaggctaaccCCAGTATAAAACCCGTCTCCGTGTGGGGGGGGAACTTACGCTGCACAGATCCGGCGCCCTAGCGCGGAGTCTGCCCCAGTGTTTTCCCTAGCCCaggttttcaagaatcacactatcagcgattctttagttttaacgcATTGCGGCGCTTGCTTCCTGGTTTTCAAAGGTGTTCCCCGCGCTGCGATGCAGCATGGGATGTGAGGTTTTTCTGAAAGACGCACCTCTGTACCAAGGCGTGACGTCAGCCTGCATTGTTCCACAggctccgttcgctgcctgcTTGTAGGCATGCGAACGGGACAGGAGgcgagtgggttactttatcccgcctgcaaacCGCTCTCCCATtgctgtgcgaaaggggcctgagtCCCACAGAGCCTAAGAGAATTTTACCTGTAGTCCAAGGATTGGGTGTTTACGTGGGCTCGGCTAAGATCTCCTTTATGTTGTGATGGCTTCGAATTTTGGCTAATAGCACAAACTTCCAGGTCAAAAACAAGGAAACGTTGACATTCCTTTAGTCACTGGTTTGTCCTTTTCCTTTGTCACTGATGATATTTTTTAGCTTTCTCCCCCATCCCTTTCATTATGTTTGGCCTACCTGATCTTTAGTTTAATTGACAGTgcggggtgggggagtctgcttGTCACAAACAGGTAGTTAGAGAACCTCTTCCAAGGTACACATGCAATGGACTAGTGTTTCCATTACATATGGAGTCCTAAATAGACTTGAGCCAAGATATCTTAAGGATCCTGCCCAGATCTTAAAATGAGCAACAGAGACCCTGTTGAAAATGCTCTGAGGCAAGATTGGTGGCTCCAAAGAACAGGGCCTTCTCTGTGATGGCTCCTTGTCTGTGGAACTCTATGTTGAACACCCATTGCCTTTCTTATTCAGTTGCAGGtaccaggtaaaacatctttgttcttctgggcttttggggagtagGTATTTGTGGATCACGAGTTTGTGCATGGTCAGTTTTCTTCCTTGTTTAAACCTTTGGAGATACTTTTTACCTGCTGCTGAACTGAACCTTCTAAATTTTAATTGCTGATCTTTTTTTACTGTCTTAGTGTttactaaaggtaaagtttccccttcagtcgtgttcgaccctagggtaccactgcaagcagtgatttcataggcaagccgtttttgtggggtagtttgccattgctttcccctggcATGGCTATTCTGCTTTACCCCTAGCTagctgtgctaggtactcattttaccgacccaaggaatggatggatggctgagttgattcatgagccagctgccaggatatctgatgaCCACAGGGGAGCTCGAGGCTCCTGACGTGTAGTGgcagtggcagtgcaagcactctAAACCACTCATACTTGCCTTGACTCCTTTGTATTTACCACTGATGTGTAAAGTAATTACATTTACCCAGGATGAAAAATTGAAACACATAAAACAAGCCGTAGAAATGCAGCTGGAAGCATGAGCTTGTTACCCACAGGCTCCTGGCTTTCAAACTTTGGGGTGAAGAGGAAGCAAAGTTCTGCTAGCTTTTGTTAGGTCACACGTCTTTGTTAGACTCTGCTCAGGACCCAGAGATGATTCATTCCCAACACGCTGGCCTCTGCTGCATTTATTTAGGCTGTGCCACTCTGGTATTCAGGTTATGAACAGCCTTTCCAGGAGCCTGCTCCGCTTTTCAGCCACAAAACTTCATGGCGAAAATATGGCTGACAATTGCTTTACATCTTTGTTCAGCCGCGGAGGGTATGGATTTGTTAGTCTCAGAGTGGTCTCTAACATACTGTTGACTCATCCTATAGTTGCCAGACCCTTGGGCAGACATTTATAATTGAGAACTGCTCCTTCGTGGAGTAAACCTGCCCCTTTTCTGTGTCTCTCCAGTGTCATGCTTCTCCTCAAATTCTATTCCAGTTTGCAGCAAGAATGCTatttttgtgaaatgttttctttctataACTTTGCAGCCAGAGGGTAGAGAGAATCTAAGAcactaaaaggagcagcagtggcgtgggaggttaagagctcgtgtatctaatctggaggaaccgggtttgattcccagctctgccaccttgaGCACTAatgggggaggcttatctgggaattcagattagcctgggcactccacacgccagctgggtgacactggggctagtcacagcttctccggagctctctcagcccacccacctcacagagtgtttgttgtgtgaggggaaGAACCAGGAGATTtatgaaagccctttggagtcttcttgcaggaggagggggatataaatccaaactcctcctcctcctcctcctcctcctcttcttcttcttcttcttcttcttcttcttcttcttcttcttcttcttcttcttcttcttcttcttcttcttcttcttcttcttgttcttcttcttcttcttcttcttcttcttcttcttcttcttcttcttctataacttTGCAGCCAGAGGGTAGAGAGAATCTCTCTCTGCAAAGGGTGGCACATTGCCGGAATCTAAAGGCTGAGTGGCACAGTTGCTTGGGTGCCAGGGTGGCAGTGCCAGGATGAGAAATATTTCCATTCGCTGAATAAGTTTGTATCACTTATCTGACATTTTCAGGTGGTTGGAAAAGAATTGGATAACCCCGTATCCTTGCCGTTCCATCTAATATCTGTGAGGGAATGGGGGAAATCGCGGTTTTATGTTATAAAAGTTACTCTGCTGGGAATTTGATTTGCTACCTCAGTATTTGGTTCATGGGCagaggatatttattttattgggcaGAAATAGAAACGGGGGACTGTAGATATTTCTCTGCCTGAGCAGACATGCTTTCAACAGTGTTTTGAAGTGCAGTTATGAAAAAGAGGTGAAGTTGTGTCTAAACGTTCTCTCCTGTCTTGAGGCATccttgtgttatttatttatagccaCCGCTCTCTCTTATGGAACTTGAGGTGAGAAACACAATACTAACTAAAAACAATTGCTTGACAAAATGCGAGTAAAAAAAGAACAATATCAGtagaacaacaatgataaaaatatattaaaggtcacaatttaaaaactccaattaggactgccagTAAACTGTGATTAAATCAGtcaaatgcaatcctaaagaaagcTGCTTTCAATTTCATCCAAAAGATCaacaaaaggcgggggggggggggatgcacttccctggggaggttgtttcATAATTGGGGGGCTGCCACTAAAAAGTCCCTGTCCTGTGCCGATgtgtcctggagcagcagtggcttaggaggttaagagctcatgtatctaatctggaggaaccaggtttgattcccagctctacccgcctacagagctgtggaggcttatctggggggaattcagattagcctgtacactccacacatgccaactgggtgaccttgggctagtcacagcctaccgagagctctctcagccccacccacctcacagggtgtttgttgtgaggggggaagggcaaggagattgtaagcccctttgagtttcctgcagggagaaaggggggatataaatccaaactcctcttcctcctcctctgatgaAGGTAATGTTGTCACAATCTTGCTTGTACGTGCTGGTTTAAACATTGTTTTGAtttctcccattaaaaaaaagtcatttgtTCTTGTAGTTGGGAGCCATTTATTCAGCTGAACCCATAATCAAATATTTGGCttgctttttcccctcccccttgtttTGAAATCTGCAGGTGGAATTTCCTCAGCTGAAAGTTTTCTCTACGCTTTCACCCATTCCGGGATTCACCAAGTGGCTTATCGGCCTCCTTTTCCTCCCAGTCGAAGGACGAGGGCAGAAGTGATCCCTTCACAGAGCTGGAGTCCAAAGAAATCTCCACGATCACCGGGGACGGTGCCGTCGATGCTAAAAGCAGCCTCCTAACTTGAGACAACGAGGTGGGTGAGGTCGGAGAGACTGAGTGGGAGAGCTCGGCCTTGCCTTCTGCGGCAATGTCGCAGGTACCTTTCTACGAGGGAGAAGCACGTGAGTTCACGCACTCAATCCCGTGGCTAACTTCCATCTCCAAAATGGCGCCGTGTTGTGGCGCCTGAACTGGATGGCGGACCACGAGCCCCCGCGGCATCACAGCTGCCTGCGGCATGATGGTCAACTACCGCTACTTCCCTGGAAGACACCGCTCCCAACAGCTGCATTATCTACGGAGCGAAGCAGATAAAAAAAGCCTCAAGATCAAGATCCTCAACCAGATGTCTCAGATTTCAACAGAACAGCAAGCTTTGAATAAACGAG
This window encodes:
- the MLYCD gene encoding LOW QUALITY PROTEIN: malonyl-CoA decarboxylase, mitochondrial (The sequence of the model RefSeq protein was modified relative to this genomic sequence to represent the inferred CDS: deleted 5 bases in 5 codons; substituted 1 base at 1 genomic stop codon); amino-acid sequence: MRGWWLGWAARHLFRYPASGRPRPIAVAMATEACSGPAGLDEALRRAVPPLPPYETRGKAAAPAGAALEQGGAEFMCYYRALERGPPRAQLLGRLARDFGVDHGRVAELSARVARLQRERAGAEGGGGDEAGGLLQAEDRLRHYLTPRYRGLFQHLGRREGGLRFLVELRGDLLGALAARQAEGPHVREMNGVLKNMLSEWFSAGFLTLERVTWQSPCERILSKISDSEAVHPVRNWVDMKRRVGSYRRCYYFAHCAISSEPLIVLHVALTDEISSSIQGIVKEIPSQEMENMDKITTAIFYSISLTQQGLQGVELGTYLIKRVVKELQVEFPQLKVFSTLSPIPGFTKWLIGLLSSQSKDEGRSDPFTELESKEISTITGDGAVDAKSSLLTXDNEWVRSERLSGRARPCLLRQCRRYLSTREKHVSHALNPVANFHLQNGAVLWRLNWMADTSPRGITAACGMMVNYRYFLEDTAPNSCIIYGAKQIKKASRSRSSTRCLRFQQNSKL